Proteins from a single region of Aerococcus viridans:
- a CDS encoding LacI family DNA-binding transcriptional regulator yields MATLKDIAKLAKVSQATVSRVLNRDETLSVGEDTKHRILAIADDLGYTKHQKTTNIPKQRQKIAVVQWYSEQEELNDLYYYAIRIGIEKRAEDLTYDIVRYFNNQIIQIADDIAGIIAIGKFSNQQIKRLESYNRKLVFVDSDTLNAGHPCVTTDFDNAVIQVLDYFMQHGLTSIGMIAGEEKTTDGKEQLIDQRFRTFRNYASELGVYHAKYTYIGDFSAQAGYNLMKQAITEHGEALPQAFFVANDTLAIGALRALQEARIAVPERVSLISFNDTPLTKQIFPALSSVTVFTEEMGRIAVDTLNRQLINPEVVPTMTRLATRLTIRDSSG; encoded by the coding sequence ATGGCTACTCTTAAAGATATTGCAAAATTAGCAAAAGTTTCGCAAGCGACCGTTTCACGTGTGTTGAACCGTGATGAAACCCTTTCTGTTGGTGAAGACACGAAACATCGTATTCTAGCCATTGCAGACGACTTGGGCTATACCAAACATCAAAAGACGACGAATATACCAAAACAGCGACAAAAAATTGCTGTTGTCCAATGGTATAGTGAGCAAGAAGAATTAAATGATTTATATTATTACGCTATTCGGATTGGGATAGAAAAACGTGCCGAAGATTTAACCTATGACATTGTCCGTTATTTCAATAATCAAATTATTCAAATTGCTGATGATATTGCTGGAATTATTGCCATCGGTAAATTTTCTAATCAACAAATTAAACGGTTAGAGTCCTATAATCGCAAATTGGTTTTTGTGGATTCAGATACCTTAAATGCTGGTCATCCCTGTGTGACAACTGATTTTGATAATGCCGTGATTCAAGTATTAGATTATTTTATGCAGCATGGGTTAACATCGATAGGTATGATTGCCGGTGAAGAGAAAACGACAGATGGTAAGGAACAGTTAATTGATCAACGGTTCAGAACTTTCCGAAACTATGCATCTGAACTTGGTGTTTACCATGCAAAATATACGTATATTGGTGATTTTTCAGCACAAGCCGGGTATAATTTGATGAAACAGGCCATCACTGAACATGGAGAAGCCCTTCCACAAGCTTTCTTTGTAGCTAATGATACATTAGCTATTGGTGCTTTACGTGCCCTTCAGGAGGCGCGTATTGCTGTCCCTGAACGGGTGAGCCTTATTTCATTTAATGATACCCCGTTGACGAAACAGATTTTCCCCGCCCTATCCAGTGTGACCGTTTTTACTGAGGAAATGGGTCGAATTGCTGTGGATACCCTGAATCGTCAATTGATAAACCCGGAAGTAGTACCTACTATGACTAGACTTGCCACTCGGCTAACAATACGTGATTCCAGTGGATAA
- the dexB gene encoding glucan 1,6-alpha-glucosidase DexB produces the protein MEKHWWHKATIYQIYPKSFADANGDGIGDLKGITSKLDYLQELGITAIWLSPVYDSPMDDNGYDIANYEAIADMFGDMNDMDLLLAEANQRGIRIIMDLVVNHTSDEHAWFMEARDNPTSSERDYYIWRDEPNDLTSIFSGSAWEKDEASGQYYLHFFSKKQPDLNWENASLRQKIYDMMNFWIDKGIGGFRMDVIDMVGKVPDQGIVNNGPKLHDHIKEMNAASFGKHDLLTVGETWGATPEIAQLYSNPDSHELSMVFQFEHIGLQHKPDAAKWDFEDELDVPALKKIFNKWQTELGLGQGWNSLFWNNHDLPRVLSIWGSTGPNRVKSAKALAILLHLMRGTPYIYQGEEIGMTNYPFNNLDEIDDIESLNYAREATANGQSMGQVMDSIRMIGRDNARTPMQWDETKHAGFSSGDTTWLPVNPNYHEINVKNALADQDSIFYTYQKLVQLRQTSDWLIDGDFELLDTSDKVFAYIRRTPSEAYLVVVNVSDVAQTFSFNGTYETIIISNHVVPTDLQQITLDAWDAFCVKLTK, from the coding sequence ATGGAAAAACATTGGTGGCACAAAGCAACTATCTATCAAATCTATCCTAAATCCTTTGCAGATGCGAATGGCGATGGTATTGGGGATTTAAAGGGCATTACCAGCAAATTAGACTACTTGCAAGAATTGGGCATAACTGCCATCTGGTTATCACCAGTTTATGATAGCCCTATGGACGATAACGGTTATGATATTGCGAATTATGAAGCAATAGCAGACATGTTTGGTGACATGAATGATATGGATTTGTTACTAGCCGAAGCCAATCAACGTGGTATTCGTATTATCATGGACCTCGTCGTAAACCATACATCAGATGAACATGCCTGGTTCATGGAAGCTCGCGACAATCCGACAAGCTCAGAACGTGATTATTATATTTGGCGTGACGAACCCAATGACCTAACTTCAATATTTAGTGGCTCAGCATGGGAAAAAGATGAAGCATCTGGTCAATATTACCTGCACTTCTTCAGCAAAAAGCAACCTGATTTAAACTGGGAGAATGCCTCTTTACGTCAAAAAATTTATGATATGATGAATTTTTGGATCGATAAGGGTATCGGTGGGTTCCGTATGGATGTTATCGACATGGTTGGTAAAGTACCTGATCAAGGGATTGTCAATAATGGCCCTAAATTACACGATCATATAAAGGAAATGAACGCTGCATCCTTTGGTAAACATGATTTATTAACTGTAGGTGAGACGTGGGGTGCTACGCCGGAAATTGCCCAATTATACTCAAATCCTGACAGTCATGAACTATCTATGGTATTTCAGTTCGAGCATATTGGTCTGCAACATAAGCCGGATGCAGCTAAATGGGATTTTGAAGACGAACTAGATGTACCTGCATTAAAAAAGATTTTTAATAAATGGCAGACAGAATTAGGGCTTGGTCAAGGTTGGAACTCTTTATTCTGGAACAACCATGATTTACCACGTGTCCTTTCTATTTGGGGCTCAACTGGCCCAAACCGAGTGAAATCAGCCAAGGCATTAGCCATTCTCCTACATCTGATGCGAGGTACACCTTATATTTACCAAGGTGAAGAAATAGGAATGACCAATTATCCTTTTAATAATTTAGATGAAATTGATGATATTGAATCCTTAAACTATGCACGAGAAGCTACGGCAAATGGTCAATCTATGGGGCAAGTCATGGACAGTATCCGCATGATTGGTCGAGACAATGCTCGGACACCTATGCAGTGGGATGAAACGAAACATGCCGGATTCTCAAGTGGAGACACAACTTGGCTACCAGTAAATCCAAATTATCATGAAATTAACGTCAAAAACGCCTTAGCTGATCAGGACAGTATTTTTTATACTTATCAAAAATTGGTTCAATTACGCCAAACTTCAGACTGGTTAATCGATGGCGATTTTGAGCTATTAGATACTAGCGATAAAGTATTTGCCTACATCAGAAGGACACCAAGTGAAGCATACTTAGTAGTCGTGAATGTATCTGATGTAGCACAAACATTTAGTTTTAATGGTACGTATGAAACAATTATTATCAGCAATCATGTGGTGCCAACCGATTTACAACAAATCACCTTGGATGCTTGGGATGCATTTTGTGTTAAGCTGACAAAATAA
- a CDS encoding ABC transporter ATP-binding protein, with translation MVELNLNHIYKKYPGATDYAVEDFNLDIKDKEFIVFVGPSGCGKSTTLRMVAGLEEISQGELKIDGEVVNNKSPKDRDIAMVFQNYALYPHMTVYDNMAFGLKLRKYDKAEIDRRVNEAGEILGLTDFLQRKPADLSGGQRQRVAMGRAIVRDAKVFLMDEPLSNLDAKLRVSMRTEIAKITRKIEATTIYVTHDQTEAMTLADRIVIMNATKNSDGSGTIGRIEQIGTPQELYNKPVSKFVAGFIGSPSMNFFTVTVGENRISNQDGLDIAIPEGQAKILRDRGYLGKEVIFGIRPEDILDTNIAIEAYPEDTVTGEIVVSELLGSETMLYLKLGQTEYIARVSTRDTFEAGDKVTLTFNITKGHFFDLATEQAIR, from the coding sequence ATGGTAGAATTAAACCTAAACCATATTTACAAAAAATACCCCGGCGCCACTGACTACGCTGTAGAAGATTTTAATTTAGATATTAAAGATAAAGAATTCATTGTATTTGTCGGACCTTCTGGTTGTGGTAAATCCACTACATTACGTATGGTCGCTGGATTAGAGGAAATAAGCCAGGGGGAACTAAAAATTGATGGTGAAGTAGTGAATAACAAATCACCTAAAGATCGTGATATTGCGATGGTATTCCAAAACTATGCTTTATACCCACATATGACGGTTTACGATAACATGGCTTTTGGTTTGAAATTACGTAAATACGACAAAGCTGAAATTGACCGTCGCGTGAATGAAGCAGGAGAAATACTAGGTTTAACTGATTTCTTACAACGTAAACCAGCAGACCTATCAGGTGGGCAACGACAACGTGTAGCTATGGGACGAGCAATTGTCCGAGATGCTAAAGTATTCCTAATGGATGAACCTTTATCAAACCTTGATGCCAAGTTACGTGTTTCCATGCGGACAGAAATTGCCAAAATCACCCGTAAAATTGAGGCAACGACCATTTATGTTACACATGATCAAACCGAAGCAATGACATTGGCAGATCGAATTGTGATTATGAATGCAACGAAAAATTCTGATGGTTCAGGCACAATTGGTCGCATTGAACAAATCGGTACACCACAAGAATTATATAATAAACCCGTAAGTAAATTCGTAGCTGGCTTTATTGGTAGTCCTTCAATGAACTTCTTTACAGTAACAGTAGGGGAGAATCGTATTTCCAATCAAGATGGTTTGGACATTGCTATACCAGAAGGCCAAGCTAAAATCTTACGTGACCGTGGTTACCTGGGTAAAGAAGTCATTTTCGGTATTCGTCCAGAAGATATTTTGGATACTAACATTGCTATTGAAGCCTACCCAGAGGATACCGTGACAGGTGAGATAGTCGTTTCTGAATTACTTGGTTCTGAAACCATGTTATACCTAAAATTAGGTCAAACTGAATACATTGCACGTGTATCTACTCGTGACACATTTGAAGCGGGTGACAAAGTTACCCTAACCTTTAACATTACGAAGGGACATTTCTTCGACTTGGCAACAGAACAAGCAATTCGTTAA
- the gtfA gene encoding sucrose phosphorylase translates to MTFQNKTMLITYSDSLGSNLKELKTNIDQYFGQAIGGVHLLPFFPSTGDRGFAPVDYGQVDPAFGNWDDIKALGDKYYLMFDFMINHISRQSTYYKDFQEKKDASDYADLFLRWEKFWPSGRPTQADIDLIYKRKDKAPMQAITFADGTTEHLWNTFGEEQIDLDIRHQVTMDFIKDTIEQLVANGCDLIRLDAFAYAIKKLDTNDFFVEPEIWDLLDRVQAVAQEAGADILPEIHEHYTIPFKLADHGYFVYDFALPMVTLYSLFSGNVDQLAKWLKMSPMKQFTTLDTHDGIGVVDVKDILTDEEIDFTSKALYKVGANVKRKYSSAEYNNLDIYQINTTYYSALGDDDKKYFIARLIQAFAPGIPQVYYVGLLAGKNDLELLENTKEGRNINRHYYTSDEIGREIQRPLVQKLLQLFNFRNESEAFDLAGGIEVATPDAHTIIITRYNADKSVIAEANINLLDLRYSIFENDRPVHFE, encoded by the coding sequence ATGACATTTCAAAACAAAACCATGTTGATTACCTATTCTGATAGTTTAGGTAGCAACTTAAAAGAATTGAAGACGAATATCGACCAATATTTTGGTCAAGCCATCGGTGGTGTGCATCTACTGCCATTCTTTCCCTCTACAGGCGATAGAGGGTTTGCTCCGGTTGACTACGGTCAAGTTGATCCAGCATTTGGTAACTGGGATGATATCAAAGCCCTAGGTGACAAATACTATCTCATGTTCGATTTTATGATTAATCACATCTCCCGCCAGTCCACGTATTACAAAGACTTTCAGGAGAAAAAGGACGCTTCTGACTATGCCGATTTATTTCTAAGATGGGAAAAATTCTGGCCAAGTGGACGACCAACACAGGCCGACATCGACTTAATCTATAAAAGAAAAGATAAAGCCCCCATGCAAGCCATCACCTTCGCCGATGGTACTACGGAACATTTATGGAATACTTTTGGGGAAGAGCAAATCGACCTAGATATACGCCATCAAGTCACAATGGACTTCATCAAAGATACGATTGAACAGCTAGTGGCAAACGGTTGCGATTTGATTCGACTTGATGCCTTTGCCTATGCAATTAAAAAACTAGATACCAATGATTTTTTCGTGGAACCAGAAATTTGGGACTTACTAGACCGAGTGCAAGCGGTTGCCCAAGAAGCAGGAGCGGATATTTTACCTGAAATTCATGAACACTATACAATTCCTTTTAAACTTGCTGATCACGGCTACTTTGTTTATGACTTTGCTTTACCAATGGTTACCTTGTATTCACTGTTCTCGGGTAACGTAGACCAATTAGCTAAGTGGTTGAAGATGAGCCCCATGAAGCAATTTACCACCTTGGATACCCATGACGGAATAGGGGTTGTCGATGTAAAGGATATTTTAACCGATGAAGAAATTGATTTTACATCCAAAGCCCTTTATAAGGTAGGGGCTAACGTTAAACGTAAGTATTCTTCTGCAGAATATAATAATTTAGACATCTATCAAATCAATACCACCTATTATTCAGCGCTAGGTGACGATGATAAGAAATATTTCATCGCGCGATTGATTCAAGCTTTCGCACCAGGAATTCCACAAGTGTATTATGTGGGTCTACTTGCTGGTAAAAATGATCTAGAACTCTTAGAAAATACCAAAGAGGGGCGTAATATCAATCGCCACTATTACACTAGTGATGAAATTGGACGTGAAATACAACGTCCATTGGTCCAAAAATTATTGCAATTATTTAACTTTCGTAATGAAAGTGAAGCTTTTGATTTAGCTGGTGGTATCGAGGTTGCTACACCGGATGCACATACGATAATCATTACACGCTATAATGCTGACAAATCAGTAATTGCTGAAGCAAACATAAACTTACTTGATTTACGCTACAGTATCTTTGAAAACGACCGTCCCGTTCATTTTGAATAG
- a CDS encoding carbohydrate ABC transporter permease: MKNEERFNLIWKYVLLIVGAILVLIPLLATVFSSFKTTQDIMQHFFAFPNPATLDNYARLIADGIGHYFWNSAVITVLSVILVTLFIPAAAYSIARNMSKHRAFAIMYSLLILGIFVPFQVIMIPITVMMSRLGLANMWGLIILYLTYAIPQTLFLYVGYIKLSVPDTLDEAAMIDGADRFTTYRKIIFPMLKPMHATTLIINALWFWNDFMLPLLILNKNAEMWTLPLFQYNYTGQYFNDYGPSFASYVVGIITITIVYLIFQKNIISGMSNGAIK, from the coding sequence ATGAAAAATGAAGAACGATTCAATCTAATTTGGAAATACGTCCTCCTAATTGTTGGAGCAATCTTAGTCTTGATTCCGCTTTTAGCGACAGTATTTTCATCATTTAAAACAACACAAGACATCATGCAACATTTCTTTGCCTTTCCAAATCCAGCAACACTTGATAATTATGCTCGGTTGATTGCAGATGGTATAGGGCATTATTTCTGGAATTCCGCGGTTATTACGGTACTGTCTGTAATCCTTGTAACCCTATTTATCCCAGCAGCAGCCTATTCTATCGCCCGAAACATGTCGAAACATAGAGCCTTTGCGATTATGTATTCACTATTGATCTTGGGAATCTTTGTACCATTCCAAGTAATTATGATTCCAATCACTGTCATGATGAGTCGCTTAGGCTTAGCAAATATGTGGGGTTTAATCATCTTGTACCTAACATATGCCATTCCTCAAACCTTATTCCTATACGTGGGCTATATCAAATTGAGTGTACCGGATACTTTAGATGAAGCCGCTATGATTGATGGTGCAGATCGTTTTACGACTTATCGTAAAATAATCTTCCCAATGCTGAAACCAATGCACGCAACGACACTCATCATTAATGCTTTATGGTTCTGGAACGACTTCATGCTACCTTTGCTGATTCTAAACAAAAATGCTGAAATGTGGACATTACCTCTATTCCAGTACAACTATACAGGCCAATACTTCAACGATTACGGTCCAAGTTTTGCATCATATGTGGTCGGTATCATCACGATCACAATCGTTTACCTGATTTTCCAAAAGAATATTATCTCTGGTATGAGCAACGGGGCCATCAAATAA
- a CDS encoding carbohydrate ABC transporter permease, whose product MRKTINKYWGWAFLIVPLLLQAIFFYFPMFQGAFYSFTNWTGLTYNFDFVGLNNYIILMSDSKFMKAIGFTLILTVSLIVGEIVIGILIARLLNSKIKGRTFFRAWYFFPAVLSGLTVSLIFKQVFNYGLPAIGQALNIGWLQESLLGSTSGAVFAAIFVLLWQGVAMPIIIFLAGLQSIPEEIIEASAIDGANSQQTFFSIELPYLLPSISMVFIMALKGGLTAFDQIFALTGGGPSNSTTSIGLLVYNYAFKSNQYGYANAIAIVLFLIIAVVSIIQIRLSRRFEI is encoded by the coding sequence ATGAGAAAAACAATTAATAAATATTGGGGTTGGGCCTTTTTAATTGTCCCACTACTACTTCAAGCTATTTTCTTCTATTTCCCCATGTTTCAGGGGGCCTTTTACAGTTTTACCAACTGGACTGGGTTAACATATAACTTTGATTTTGTTGGCCTAAACAACTACATTATCTTGATGTCTGATAGTAAATTTATGAAAGCTATTGGTTTCACCTTGATTTTAACTGTGTCTTTAATCGTCGGTGAAATTGTGATTGGCATTTTAATTGCCCGGTTATTAAATTCAAAAATCAAGGGACGCACCTTTTTTAGAGCCTGGTATTTCTTTCCAGCAGTGCTCTCCGGATTGACCGTATCGTTAATTTTTAAACAGGTATTTAACTATGGTTTACCGGCTATTGGTCAAGCATTGAATATTGGCTGGTTACAAGAGTCTCTACTAGGTTCAACTAGTGGCGCCGTATTTGCAGCTATCTTTGTCCTTTTATGGCAAGGTGTGGCTATGCCAATTATCATTTTCTTAGCTGGTTTACAAAGTATTCCCGAAGAAATAATTGAAGCGTCTGCCATTGACGGTGCTAACAGCCAACAAACATTCTTCAGTATCGAATTACCGTACTTGTTACCAAGTATCTCTATGGTATTCATCATGGCATTAAAAGGTGGCTTAACAGCCTTTGATCAAATTTTTGCCTTAACCGGTGGTGGTCCAAGTAATTCAACAACTTCAATCGGTCTGTTAGTTTACAACTATGCCTTTAAGAGTAATCAATATGGTTATGCCAACGCAATTGCCATCGTCTTATTCTTAATTATCGCTGTTGTCTCTATTATTCAAATTCGTTTGTCACGTCGCTTTGAAATCTAG
- a CDS encoding extracellular solute-binding protein: protein MERFKKLRYLGIASASVLALAACGNTEETSTNGKTVIEFFNQKKEMEGTLEEIIQDFEKSHPDIDVQMTSVPDAGTVLKTRMLSGDVPDVINLYPQNIDFQEWANAGFFYDMTGQDYLDNLKNQYADKYAINGKVYNVPLTANVSGIYYNKTKFEALGLKAPETWDEFVQLVDDIKAAGETPFAIAGTEGWTLNGYHQLSLITTTGGADAANEYLRYSQPNSISADDDILKVDAAKLDLLADEGNQQANWKGASYNDAIVAFTSEDALMTTNGSWALAAMRQQEPTFEISTFAFPGEEPGQSATVGAGDFALSIAAETENLEAAETFVAYMTTPEPMQKYYDVDGSPVAVIGVEEDSDSPLKALNELAFTDKHYVWMAQHWTSEDDFFTATANYLMTQDIEALADELNAFFNPMKADLD, encoded by the coding sequence ATGGAAAGGTTTAAAAAGCTCCGTTATTTGGGTATTGCCTCTGCCAGTGTGCTTGCGTTAGCTGCATGCGGTAATACTGAAGAAACAAGTACGAATGGCAAAACGGTCATTGAATTTTTTAATCAAAAGAAGGAGATGGAGGGTACTCTAGAAGAAATTATTCAAGATTTTGAAAAATCACATCCGGATATAGATGTGCAAATGACGAGTGTACCGGATGCTGGTACTGTCTTAAAAACAAGAATGCTATCAGGTGACGTTCCTGATGTTATCAACTTATATCCACAAAATATTGACTTCCAAGAATGGGCAAATGCTGGTTTCTTCTATGATATGACTGGTCAAGATTATCTAGATAATTTAAAAAATCAATACGCTGATAAATATGCCATTAACGGCAAGGTATACAATGTGCCCTTAACAGCGAATGTATCAGGCATATATTACAATAAGACAAAATTTGAAGCCTTAGGGTTAAAAGCACCTGAAACATGGGATGAATTTGTCCAACTTGTGGATGACATCAAGGCAGCCGGTGAAACACCATTTGCTATCGCAGGGACAGAAGGTTGGACCTTGAATGGTTACCATCAATTATCTTTAATTACGACAACTGGCGGCGCAGATGCTGCAAATGAATACTTGCGATATTCACAACCAAACAGTATCTCAGCTGATGATGATATCTTAAAAGTTGATGCTGCAAAACTAGATTTACTAGCTGATGAAGGCAATCAACAAGCGAATTGGAAAGGTGCCTCTTATAACGATGCCATTGTTGCATTTACATCTGAAGATGCTTTAATGACGACCAATGGATCATGGGCACTAGCAGCGATGCGACAACAAGAGCCTACTTTTGAAATTTCTACCTTTGCGTTCCCAGGTGAAGAGCCCGGACAAAGTGCTACTGTGGGAGCTGGTGATTTTGCCTTGTCTATCGCTGCAGAGACGGAAAATTTAGAAGCAGCAGAAACTTTTGTTGCCTACATGACAACGCCAGAGCCTATGCAGAAATACTATGACGTGGATGGTTCGCCAGTTGCCGTAATTGGGGTGGAAGAAGATAGTGATTCACCACTAAAAGCCTTAAATGAACTAGCCTTCACTGACAAACATTATGTATGGATGGCGCAACATTGGACGAGTGAAGATGACTTCTTCACCGCAACAGCCAACTACTTAATGACGCAAGATATAGAAGCTTTAGCGGATGAACTGAATGCCTTCTTCAATCCAATGAAAGCAGACCTAGACTAG
- a CDS encoding alpha-galactosidase, with protein sequence MAHFITFDTETQVFHLRNASISYLLSVEEGGLLSHLYFGSRIENYHGQRKYPRIDRGFSGNLPDSVDRGYSPDTLLREYSGTGEGDYRIPAILVKQENGSQATRFIYSRYEIISGKPELEGLPSSYVGHDDEAETLVIWLVDPHAGLELALSYTIYAERSVITRSVKLQNISNQTIMIDKIASMALDLPAQDFDLISLPGAHVNERHISRQSLTYGQTRLASRRGTSSHQMNNTMILAQRHTDEFHGEAYGFALVYSGNHALEIERDQIQQTRVVIGINEELFSWQLASGESFQTPEVIMVYANNGLNQMSQTFHGLIRDRVARGNHQHALRPILVNNWEATYFDFNEEKLRPIVDEAKQLGIEMFVLDDGWFGHRDNDDSSLGDWFVDKRKFPKGLRQFADYVHGQDLKFGLWFEPEMISEDSELLRKHPDYRLAVPGRTPYPSRQQFVLDIGRKEVRDNVIAQIEAILDEGYIDYIKWDMNRHISDIYSANLPAHQQGEVLHRYTLGLYEMLEHLTTKYPDILWEGCSGGGGRFDVGFAYYMPQSWTSDNTDALARLNIQYGTSLFYPTSLMTSHVSAVPNHQTGRITPFDTRGDVAMSGVLGYELDLTQLSSAEKDLVKSQVAVYKEIRPLVQYGDFTRLESPFEGNATAWMFTNEDKSEILVFTFGVLNTAQASIHQVKLHGLQSDKIYENVASKEVFTGSELEWMGWYEAPMTEDFVSHRYHFKAMN encoded by the coding sequence ATGGCTCATTTCATCACATTTGATACGGAAACACAGGTTTTTCACCTGAGAAATGCAAGTATTTCATATCTGTTAAGCGTTGAAGAAGGTGGCTTATTAAGTCATCTGTATTTCGGATCACGTATTGAAAACTATCATGGACAAAGAAAATACCCACGTATTGACCGTGGTTTTTCAGGTAATTTACCAGATAGTGTAGATAGAGGCTATTCACCTGATACTTTGCTGAGAGAATATAGTGGCACTGGTGAAGGTGACTACCGTATTCCAGCGATATTAGTGAAACAAGAGAATGGGAGTCAAGCCACTCGATTCATATATAGTCGCTACGAAATCATTTCAGGCAAGCCCGAACTAGAGGGACTTCCGTCATCTTACGTAGGCCATGATGATGAGGCTGAAACGTTAGTCATTTGGTTAGTGGATCCCCATGCTGGTCTCGAATTAGCTTTATCCTATACCATATATGCTGAACGTTCTGTCATTACGCGGTCAGTAAAATTACAAAATATTTCCAATCAAACTATTATGATTGATAAAATCGCATCTATGGCACTCGATTTACCTGCGCAAGATTTTGATTTGATTTCCTTACCTGGAGCTCATGTCAATGAACGTCATATTAGCCGACAATCATTGACATATGGCCAAACACGTTTAGCAAGTCGTCGCGGCACCTCAAGTCATCAAATGAATAATACGATGATTTTGGCGCAAAGACATACAGACGAGTTTCATGGTGAAGCCTATGGTTTTGCGCTTGTATATTCAGGAAATCATGCGTTAGAAATTGAACGCGATCAAATTCAACAAACCCGTGTGGTGATTGGTATTAATGAAGAACTTTTTTCTTGGCAACTTGCATCCGGCGAAAGCTTCCAAACACCTGAAGTCATCATGGTGTATGCCAATAACGGGTTAAATCAAATGAGTCAAACATTCCACGGATTGATTCGTGACCGCGTGGCTCGAGGAAATCATCAACACGCACTTCGCCCAATCTTGGTGAATAATTGGGAAGCAACTTATTTTGATTTTAACGAGGAAAAATTGCGTCCAATCGTAGATGAAGCCAAGCAATTAGGTATTGAAATGTTCGTATTAGATGATGGTTGGTTTGGACACCGAGATAATGATGATAGTTCACTTGGAGATTGGTTCGTAGATAAACGGAAATTCCCTAAAGGATTACGTCAATTTGCCGATTATGTCCACGGTCAAGATTTAAAATTTGGCTTATGGTTTGAACCAGAAATGATTTCTGAAGATTCTGAATTGTTACGTAAACATCCTGACTATCGTTTAGCAGTCCCAGGACGCACACCATACCCGAGTCGTCAACAATTTGTATTAGATATTGGCCGTAAAGAGGTTAGAGATAATGTCATCGCCCAAATTGAAGCCATTTTAGATGAAGGCTACATTGACTATATTAAATGGGATATGAACCGACATATTTCAGATATTTATTCGGCCAATTTACCTGCACATCAACAGGGCGAAGTCTTACATCGATATACTTTAGGTTTGTATGAAATGCTAGAACATTTAACAACAAAATATCCTGATATTTTATGGGAAGGCTGTTCAGGTGGTGGTGGTCGTTTTGATGTTGGTTTCGCATATTATATGCCCCAATCATGGACGAGTGATAATACAGATGCCCTTGCACGGTTAAATATCCAATACGGAACATCCTTATTTTATCCAACTTCCTTGATGACATCACATGTATCCGCAGTACCCAATCATCAAACAGGGCGAATTACACCGTTTGATACCCGCGGTGACGTAGCAATGAGTGGCGTATTGGGCTATGAGTTGGATTTAACGCAACTAAGTTCGGCAGAAAAAGACTTAGTCAAATCACAAGTCGCCGTTTATAAAGAGATCCGACCACTCGTACAATACGGTGATTTCACTCGTTTAGAAAGTCCTTTTGAAGGTAACGCAACGGCATGGATGTTTACCAATGAAGACAAATCTGAAATATTAGTTTTTACTTTTGGGGTATTGAATACAGCCCAAGCATCGATTCATCAAGTGAAATTACATGGACTTCAATCAGATAAAATCTATGAAAATGTGGCTAGTAAAGAAGTTTTTACGGGTAGCGAATTGGAGTGGATGGGATGGTATGAAGCGCCAATGACAGAAGATTTTGTTTCGCACCGTTATCATTTTAAAGCAATGAATTAG